One window of the Borrelia hermsii DAH genome contains the following:
- a CDS encoding variable large family protein — protein MSCNFFCIISITSSIFAFLKSVIDLGNDFLNVFTSFGDIVSKVLGFSTETKKSDVGAYFKTIQDTIQGTKDKLNKIVTDMKREGNPNASATETAVKTLIDNTLDKIIEGSKTVSDAIGDASDPIANVGANNAAGVAGTGIESLTKGIKAIVDVVLGKEGNAEAGTDKKAEDLSARTAAGNGEAGKLFAANAGDDANAKKVAADAAKAVGAVTGADILQAMVKNGANAAADAAKANAKDGTIAGAIALTVMAKGGKFAGPTADSADYVTVAKGAAVSAITKALDTLTIAIRKTIDAGLKTVKEAMKINANDTPISPEQNTPKATAN, from the coding sequence ATCAGCTGCAACTTTTTTTGCATTATTAGCATCACCAGCAGCATATTTGCTTTCTTAAAGTCAGTAATAGACTTAGGTAATGATTTTTTAAATGTGTTTACATCATTTGGAGATATAGTTTCCAAGGTATTAGGTTTTAGTACAGAGACAAAAAAGTCTGATGTTGGGGCTTATTTTAAGACAATACAAGATACTATACAAGGCACTAAGGACAAGCTTAATAAAATTGTTACTGACATGAAGAGAGAAGGAAATCCTAATGCTTCTGCAACTGAGACTGCGGTAAAAACACTAATTGATAATACTCTTGATAAGATAATAGAAGGATCAAAGACCGTTAGTGATGCTATTGGAGATGCTAGTGACCCAATTGCTAATGTAGGTGCTAACAATGCTGCTGGTGTTGCTGGAACTGGGATTGAAAGTCTGACAAAGGGAATTAAGGCAATTGTAGACGTGGTACTTGGAAAAGAAGGAAATGCTGAGGCAGGTACCGATAAAAAGGCTGAAGATCTTAGCGCAAGAACCGCTGCTGGTAATGGTGAAGCAGGTAAATTGTTCGCTGCTAATGCTGGTGATGATGCTAATGCAAAAAAAGTTGCAGCCGATGCAGCAAAAGCCGTTGGGGCTGTAACTGGTGCTGACATATTACAAGCTATGGTTAAAAATGGTGCTAATGCAGCTGCTGATGCTGCCAAGGCTAATGCAAAAGATGGAACTATAGCAGGAGCTATTGCATTAACAGTTATGGCTAAGGGTGGTAAATTTGCTGGTCCTACTGCTGATAGTGCTGATTATGTCACTGTTGCTAAAGGAGCAGCTGTAAGTGCAATTACTAAAGCACTAGATACATTAACTATTGCAATAAGAAAAACAATTGACGCAGGTCTTAAAACAGTTAAAGAAGCTATGAAAATTAATGCTAATGATACTCCTATAAGTCCTGAACAGAACACCCCTAAAGCTACTGCTAATTAG